Proteins found in one Aethina tumida isolate Nest 87 chromosome 1, icAetTumi1.1, whole genome shotgun sequence genomic segment:
- the LOC109597315 gene encoding proton-coupled folate transporter-like gives MALEKSKSIEAGLQIMVSDETKDVKLMTQLSSQKTFCQKLKVIFTNITVEPIMMCYILPSVMSVIATQNLNLEKACRVNLQLDIDTCDALTAKNESFVGYKIAERQVQQLVTNRAMYKNVLQSLFPTVLLLFLGSWSDRQKRRKPCIIIPIIGEICMCLGLLISTYFFFELPIEFNVLVESLPAITGGWVCMFMGVFSYISTITSKETRTLRIGAVNMFSNVSIGIGIALSGVSFKFTGFYGVYVLGLIMYIIGLIYGIFFVNDITKTEQDVKQEGSNRKYKNSLLDFFDVRYVKETFKVVFKKGERNRRLRICLIMILAMFIIGPIHGEMNVVYLFGRYKFGWDSIGYSIFSTVQFVTHIFGTLFSLMVFTKFLQVDDAILGIISSTSKILASIVYAFAPTIEYLYLGAFVEILNGTSFIALRSLISKLVPPNELGKVNSLFGVCEAIIPLVYGPLYSFLYSKTMNSLPGAFFLAGGILTIPAVLIFFWLYVENTKDKKEIKLAESSKLMKDYTKSDEENK, from the exons atggcCTTGGAAAAGTCTAAAAGTATAGAAGCCGGCCTTCAGATCATGGTTTCGGACGAAACCAAAGATGTGAAGTTAATGACCCAGTTAAGTAGCCAGAAAACTTTCTGCCAGaaattgaaagtaattttCACGAATATAACCGTCGAGCCTATAATGATGTGTTACATTTTGCCCAGTGTGATGTCAGTCATAGCCACCCAAAATCTTAACTTAGAGAAAGCCTGTAGAGTCAATTTGCAACTCGATATTGATACATGCGATGCACTTACCGCCAAAAATGAATCTTTTGTTGGTTACAAAATTGCAGAACGACAAGTACAGCAACTGGTTACAAACAGAGCTATGTACAAGAATGTACTGCAAAGTTTATTCCCCACAGTGCTCCTGCTGTTCCTAGGGTCTTGGAGTGATAGGCAGAAAAGGAGGAAACCTTGCATAATTATACCTATAATAGGAGAAATTTGCATGTGCCTTGGACTTTTAATTTCTACGTACTTTTTCTTCGAGCTTCCAATAGAATTTAATGTCCTGGTAGAGTCTTTACCAGCAATCACag gagGGTGGGTTTGCATGTTTATGGGCGTTTTTAGTTACATCAGCACCATAACTAGTAAAGAAACAAGAACATTGAGAATAGGTGCAGTAAATATGTTCTCCAATGTTAGTATAGGCATTGGTATCGCCTTGAGTGGGGTTTCATTTAAGTTCACTGGTTTTTATGGAGTGTATGTGTTAGGTTtgattatgtatattattggaTTGATATATGGGATCTTTTTCGTTAATGATATAACAAAAACTGAACAAGACGTGAAACAAGAAGGGTCAAATAGAAAATACAAGAATtcacttttagatttttttgatgtaAGATATGTAAAGGAAACATTTAAGGTAGTATTTAAAAAGGGCGAAAGGAATAGAAGGCTACGGATTTGTCTAATCATGATTTTGGCGATGTTTATAATTGGTCCTATTcatg gtgAAATGAAtgtagtatatttatttggacGATACAAGTTTGGTTGGGATTCTATAGGATACAGTATATTTTCAACTGTTCAGTTTGTGACGCATATTTTTGGAACTCTGTTCTCTTTAATGGTTTTCACCAAATTTCTGCAAGTGGATGATGCAATACTAGGCATAATTTCAAGTACTAGCAAGATCTTAGCTTCGATAGTTTACGCTTTTGCACCGACAATTGAATATCTCTACTTAG GTGCTTTTGTGGAAATACTCAATGGAACGTCATTTATCGCTTTAAGATCACTAATATCTAAATTAGTTCCTCCGAATGAATTGGGAAAAGTCAATTCCCTATTTGGCGTTTGTGAAGCTATCATACCTTTGGTTTATGGACCATTGTACAGTTTTTTGTATTCAAAAACCATGAATAGTTTACCTGGAGCATTTTTTTTAGCAGGCGGAATATTGACAATTCCAGcagtcttaattttttt ttGGCTATACGTGGAAAACACAAAGGacaaaaaggaaattaaattgGCAGAATCATCAAAATTGATGAAAGATTATACTAAAAGtgatgaagaaaataaatga